GCCATGTGTTTTGCGATTCTGGGTTTGAAAATCCCGGGAATAAAAATTAAGAATCCGGGCTGCGTGAAAAAGACGTTTCCCAACTTTTTCCAAAAACTCGCCGCGCAGCCCCCCAACGGCCTTGGAGCGACCCTTCGAGATGGCCGCAGCGGGCGGGCCCTGGAGATGGAGAGGTTATTTGCCGAATGACAGCGACTCCCCTCAAGAGCACTCGGCCGATTGTCGTTGCCATCGACGGGACCAGCGCCAGCGGCAAGAGCACCAATGCCAGGTTGGTGGCCAAGGCGCTGGATTTGATTTATGTCGATACCGGCGCCATGTACCGCGCGCTGGCCTGGTATTGTTTGAGACAGAAGTCCGATGTCCACAATGAACGAGCCGTTGCCGCCGCCTGCCGGAAATGGAAGACCTCCCTGGAATGCGTGGCAGGCCAGGTGCATTTGAAAGTGGATGGCTATTATCCAGCCGCTGAAATCCGCACGGCGGAGGTCAGCGCCGCGGTGTCGCATGTGGCGGCGGTGCCTAAGGTGCGCGAGTGGATGAAAAAAAAGCAGCGGGAATGCCTCAAATTCGGCAGCCTCGTGATGGAAGGGCGCGATATCGGCACAAACGTGTTTCCCGAGAGCGAGTTCAAGTATTACCTGGATGCTCACCTCGAAGAGCGTTCGCGCCGGCGGGCCTCCGAAGGTGTGCAGGAGAATCTGGCGGCGCGGGATTTGCGTGACAGCCAGCGGGCGGCGGCGCCGCTGATGATCGCGCTGGGGGCCAAGGTCATCAACAACTCCCAAATGACGGCCGAACAAACCAGCGCCTTGATTATTGAAGATGTGAAGCGGCGTCTCTCCTAAAGAGTTCATGAACCCGGTTTACTTCGCGGGCTGGATTGCCTTTCGCGCCATTTTCAGAATTTATTTTCGGTATCGGGTTTATAACCCCGAGCGGGTACCCCTGCGCGGGCCTGTCATTCTCGCCTCAAACCACGCGAGTTTTATCGACCCGCCTTTGGTCGGTTCCGGCGTCAAACGCGCTATTCATTACCTGGCCCGAGAGAGCCTGTTTCGATTTCCGGTGATGGGCTGGGTTTTGAAACAGTGGCAGGTCGTCCCGGTGGACCGCGAAGGCGGCGGCGCCAAAGGGCTCAAAGCCATTCTGGACCGGCTGCTGGCCGGAGGGGCGATCATTCTTTTCCCGGAAGGAACACGAACGCGCGACGGCAGACTGCAACCGGCTCGTTCGGGCATTGGCCTGACGGTCATTAAATCGGCCGCGCCGGTCATACCGGTCCGCGTATTTGGAACCTTCGAAGCTTACGGGCGTCACATGCCCCTTCCGCGTCCGCGGCAGGTTGCAGTGAAGTATGGGCGGCCAATGTTTTTCGAGCAACTCAGGGCTGAGGCGCGCTTCTGTTCGAAGCAGCGGTTGAAGGAGCTTTACCAGCAGGTGGCTGAGGAGATCATGGCCACCATCGCAAAGCTGGAATCTTACGAAGATAAGGATCAATTTCCATGACGCGACACGTGCAGGAATGGCGGCCCGTTGCTTCGACACTGTCATTACCCCGCAGGCTGCGCGCCTTTTACATTCAATTCTTTGTTCGCGGCAAGTATTGACGGGTGAACAGTGCCGGCTTGCGCGCTTCGAGGTCCAACTCGGCGGTCAGATAGCCGCCATCCTTCAACAACTCGATGCCCGCCAGTGAGGGGCAGAGCCGAACCCGAAAGGGCCGCCATTGGCGCGCCTGGCGCAAGGCGCTGCTCAAGCGCGTTGCCGTGTGTCCCAGGAACGTCAACCTCGGCATCCCCGCCAGCAGCCGGCTCTTCCACAAAATCAGATTGGAATGCAGATGGCCGATAATCGTCTCTTCTATCTGTGGCAACCTCGCCGCCACCTCCGGCTCGCCCGCCAGAAAGGGCAATGCGCTCGGGTCATGGCAAAAGAGCAAGACTCGGCCTCGGGCAGGGATGGCCGCAAAGGCCTTTCGGATGAGGTTCATGTGCTCGGCGCGGAGCCGTTCCCATTCGCTGCGCTCCGAGGCCAAGGTGTCGGGTTCAAAGACGGGCAAAGCCACCAGCGAAGAGGTCACCCCAATCAGGACATAGGCGCCCACCGTCCTCTGCCAAAAAGGAGAGAGGTTCAGCTCCTCGCGCGCTCGCCGCCAGCTCTCCAGCCGCATCCCGCCTCGCCCTCCAAATAAACTCACTTTCCCCAACTCGTGATCGCCAAAATTGACTTCCAACCGGTTGCCGAATCTTTGGCGCAGTTTTCCCAGGCACTCGCGCGCGCTTTGGCAGGTGGCGTCGTCGCTCAGGCCAAGGGAGGCCGAGTCGCACGAGTAATCTCCGTTCGCAACAATGAGATCGAAAGACTCAGGTCGGTTGAGGAAAGCCTCCAGGAGATGGTTTTGGCACAAAGGCTCGCGCAGCCAGAAGTAGTGCCGATACAGCCGGACCACCAGGCGCAGCAAGGGATTGTGAATGCCGGCCAGCTCATAATCGCTCCCACGCGCCTGCTCCGCCGCGCTGGCATAATGGATGTCGCTCACAATTCCCAACCTGCATAAGCCCATGAATAGCCATGTTGGGGGCCAGCGCCCCAATCGTCAACCAGCCGAAATTAAAACTCGTCCGGGCACAGCGAAAAACATTGCTGCATTTTCTCAACGGCGTTACCGTGAAGCATTCCTTGGCGTTGGCTTGCATTGGGGTTGCGTGGAAGAATTGGCCGCATGGGCAACGGCTTGAGGGGTCTCTCCTCGCAACCGGCGACGCCATTTCCGTGGCCGCTGTTATGCCAATCGAAAACTCAGCCAAATCGGGCCCAAAACCGCAGGATGGGTTGTGTTTTCACGATTCATTGCGGGACTCTTTCGTAAGCGGGCTGGTCGTCCTCCAAGGCGCAGAGCAGGCCGCCACCCTCACCCCAAGGGCCGAACAAATCCTTGGATTACCCCCCAGCCAAGGCGCTGCGATGCAAATCGCCCAATTACCAAAGCAGTTGGTCGCTCTGGCCCGCGAGGTGAGCGCTTCCGGGCAGCCCGTCCTGTCTCGCGCTCTCGAACTGGAACCCTCTTCACCCGGAGCGGCCGTTGCCGTCGGGGTCAGCGCCCTGCCGGTGCAGTCTGGAGGCAAACACTGCGCCGTGGCGGTCATTCTCAGCGACCTGAGCCCTGGGCGTGAATTCGAGCACCATCTCGAAATGCTGGATCGTCTGGCTAATGTCGGCACGCTGGCGGCCAGCATGGCGCATGAGATCAAGAACGCCCTCGTGGCCGGCAGAACCTTTATCGATCTGTTGCTGGAAAAGCACCAGGACACCGAACTGGTGGAGGTCGTAAGGCGGGAGATAGGCCGGATTGACTCCATCGTTAGCCGGATGCTCAAGTGCTCGGCCAGCACGGGCGCCCCGTTCGGCCCCGTGCCTCTGCATGTCGTGCTCGAGCACGCCTTGCGCCTTGTCCAGCCGCAGCTTGATAGCAAGGGCATCTATCTGAACCGGACATTTCAAACAACCGACGATACCGTTCATGGGGACGAATACCAGTTGCAACAGGCGATTTTGAACCTGCTCCTTAACGCCCTCGAAGCCATGGACCATGGCGGAACACTTTCCTTGAGCAGTGAATTGGTTGCCGGCAAGCCGGAGCTTGGGCGGTTGCGGGACTCGGCGGACCCTCTCGTTGTGCGCATTACAATCAAGGATACCGGGGTGGGGATTGCGCAGGAAAACATTGGGCGGCTTTTCGAGCCGTTCTTCACTACCAAGCCAACCGGCACAGGTTTGGGCTTGGCTGTGACGCGGCGCATCCTGCAACAACATCAAGGCGAGATAACCGTCGAGAGCCAGCCCGGCGCAGGGGCGGCGTTCTGTATTACGCTGCCGCTCTGGAACAAGGACCTGTCCAACAAACCGCTGCCACCCCTGGTTCCTACTTGTGGGATGCCTTCAATGCCTGATCAATGTCGGCCTTGATGTCCGCCATCTCTTCCAACCCAATCGACAGCCGCACATAATCGGGCGTGACCCCGGTCGCCGCCTGCTCTTGCTCGGTGAGCTGCTGGTGGGTGGTTGATGCTGGATGAATCACCAGGCTTTTCGCGTCTCCAATATTTGCCAGGTGCGACAGCAGTTTCGCCGAATTGATGAATTTCTTGCCTGCCTCGAGGCCGCCTTTGATGCCAAAACCGACAATGCCGCCAAACCCCTTTTTGAGGTACTTGGCCGCCAGTGAATGATTCGGATCATCCGGCAAGCCCGGATAGGTCACCCAAGCGACCAGCGGGTGTTGTTTGAGGAAGCGGGCGATTTCGAGCGCGCTTTCAGAGTGGCGGCCCTGGCGCAGAGGCAGCGTCTCGAGCCCTTGCAGAAAGAGAAACGAATTGAACGGGCTGAGCGCGGCGCCCATATCCCGCAGCAACTGCACTCGGGCCTTGATGATGAATGCCACGTTGCCCAGCCCGGGGAAATTCCCAAACACATCCCAATACTTGAGCCCGTGATAGCTCGGGTCCGGCTCTGTGAACTCAGGAAACTTCCCATTGTTCCATTGAAATTTTCCCCCGTCCACGATAACGCCCCCAATCGAGGTGCCGTGTCCGCCAATGTACTTTGTGGCCGAGGCCACAATCACATCCACCCCGTGCTCGATGGGACGGACCAGGCCGACCCCGATGGTATTATCCACGATGAGCGGCACGCCCGCTTCGCGTGCGATGGATGAAAGGGCCGCAAAATCCGGCACATCGAGCTTGGGATTGCCGATGGTTTCGGCAAACAAGGCGCGCGTTTTCGGGGTGATCGCCCGGCGGAACGCCTCCGGACTGCCTGAATCCACGAACCTCACGATGCGGCCCAGCTTGGGCATGGTGTAATGGAAGAGCTGGTAAGTGCCGCCGTAGAGGTTGTTAGCCGATACGACCTCATCTCCTACCTGCGTGATGTTCAGCAGGGCAAACGTAGTCGCTGCTTGCCCGGACGAAACCGCCAATGCCCCGGACCCACCCTCGATGGCAGCGATGCGCTGCTCAAATACATCAGTGGTGGGATTCATGATCCGGGTGTAAATGTTCCCAAATTCCTTCAAAGCAAACAGGTTCGCCGCGTGTTCGGTATCCTTGAACACGAACGAAGTGGTCTGGAAAATGGGAACCGCCCGGGCGCCGGTGCCCGGGTCAGGGACCTGGCCGGCGTGCAACGCCAGTGTGCTGAGACGCTCTGCTGAAGCGCTCATTGGGCTTGAATAGTGCGGATTTTAATGTTGCGGAACGACACGCGCCCGTGGTCGCCTTGCAGTCCAATATAGCCGGTAGTGGATTTGGCAAAGTGGGGCATGCTGGCGAACTTGCTCTTGGCGACACGCTGATTGAAATCTTCGCTACCCAGCACATAGTCAAAATACTTCACGCCGTTGATGTCGTGCTCGCACTTTTGGGGGGTAACCAGCAGACGCACATGGTTCCATTGTCCGACCGGCTTGGTCGCATCCAGCGGTTTGCCGGTATTAGGGTCATCGGGCGGCTGGTAGAGGGCATAGAGCCAGCCGCAGCGCACCGGGTCGGCGGCTTTAACATTATCTTCGAGCTGGAATTCCGGGCCGGTTGCCCAGATCGCGTTGCCCTGGTCGGTGACATGATACATGATGCCGCTATTGCCGGCCTCGGAGATGTTGTAGTCCAATTGCAGTTCGAACCAGTCGAACTGACCGGTCGTCACGATGTCGCCGGCATTGTGCGGGTCGGCGCAAACCAGGGCGCCATCCTCGACGGTCCAACCGGGTCGGACCCCTTCGTGTTTAAAATTGTGCCAGCCAGTAAAGTCGTGTCCATTGAACAGGAGCTGCCAGTCTGCGGCCTTCTCCGCATCCGTCAGGGTATTAATGTCGGATGGCGGGTCGGCACTGGCCTGCTGAACTGCGCCAAGCTGGGCCTGCACATCCTTCTTCCATTCTGCACCCAGGTCCTCGACGCTATGACCGGTTTGCGCGTTCCAGAGTTCTTGATTGTACTTGCCGGTCCTTAAGGCGGTATTGAGTTGCTGGACGATTTGCTTGTCATATTTCTCCGTCACCCAATTCAGGAAATTGGCGCTGATGCGGTAACTGGCCTTATAGCTTAACGAGAGGTTCCGCCGGGTCTTCATCCAGGTGATATCCGCCCCATGGCTCTGCGGCTCATAAATAAACCAGCGCATGTAATCGGGAATGCCCTCGACCAGCCAGCCTGGGGGCCGTGGCGCATCCGGGTTCTCCCGGCGTGCCCGGCCATATTGTTGGACCACATGCACCAATTCGTGAATGACGGCCCCTTTGGCCTCGCCTTCGAGGTTTTTCCGGAACCACTGGGCATTGCAACTGACCCTGCTGCCGCCCGTAGCCGCCGGGGCGCGCATGCTCTCCCGAAAGGTGATGCTGACCCGGGTAGGGGCTTCAAAGCCCTCGCTGGGGAGTGCCTGGACCAGCTTGGGATACCATTCCAGCACAACTGGCATGAGCCGGTTGTGTGCCCATTCTTTAAGGTCGGGCGCGGCAGTCGTATCAATGGTTATCTCATCAGCGCCCTCAGCGGTTTTGCCCGTTTCCTTGGACGCCTCCGCCACTTGGCTCCCAGAGGCGCCGCTTGAGTCAGGCCCGACAACGTCGATCTCGCTGTAGAACGTGTTGCCGAACGTGTCGGCTTCTTCGGTGGGGACCATATCGAACAGCAGATACCGATACTGACCCAGCGGCCCGCTCGGGTCGGAGACGCTCACCCCGTACTGGCCGCCGCCCTCGCCTGATTTGGGCCGGCTATCCACCTTCGCAACCAGTTTCCAACCGCATTGTTCGGGGTCTGTGCCGCGTTTGGGTTTTGCATTGAACCCGTCGGCCTTTCCGTCGCTGGCATAGAGGGAATAGACCTGCGGCCCGCGCGTGCCGGGGTGCCATGAATAGGAGTTGACCTGTCGCACCTCAACTGCCTCGCCCAGGTCGAACTCGACGCGCCCACCCTGGCCCCCTGCGTTGAAAAAGAAATTCTCAGCCGGCTGGTCCTCCTCAGTGGGGAGTTTCCCATCATTGAGTTTTCCGATCTCGCCTCCGTTCTCATCGCGTTCGCCGTCAACAATCGTGATGGCGGCCTTGCTTCCAATGTCTTTGCTCGATGGGGCTGGGACGCGTTTGAACTTAAAGGACGCTGTAGCATCCTGGCTTTCGTTGTGGTCGATGGTGCTCGTGACTTGGCCCGGGCTTGCTATCGTGGATAGCCACAGAGCCGAAGCGGTCATCATCAGGAATGAGAGAGGTTTCATGGTATGAAATCAGTTTTCTGCGAACCGGCCCAAATCCTACGATGCGGGCTGGGGTTGGAAAGTCAAAAACGCTGTTGACTTGGGCGGTTTGTTTGTTAGCTTCACCCTTCCTTTGAATGGGATTCGAGATGAAAACACATTTGCCGAAAGTGAATTTGGATGACCGGAAGTGGCACGTAATCGATGCCAATGGCGCCATCCTGGGCCGGTTGGCGGCGCAAGTGGCCGATATTTTGCGCGGGAAAAACAAGCCGGTTTTTACACCGCACCTGGATGCCGGCGATTTTGTGATCGTCATCAACGCCGAAAAGGTGGTTGTGACCGGCAAAAAAGAGACCGGCAAGAAGTTCATGACCTATTCGGGGTGGAAAGGTGGCGAAAGGTACCGTTCGGTGGCGCAAATCCGGGAGCGGCACCCGGAGAAACTGATCACGCACGCGGTTCGCGGCATGGTGCCCAAGAACCGGCTGGGCCGGGTGCTTATGACAAAACTCAAAGTCTATAAAGGCGACCAGCACCCGCACGCGGCCCAAAGGCCTCAAGCGCTCTCTCCGTCCAAATAATGGCGCAGGCCATTAGCGACAAATTACATTATGTCCGAAATTAAAATGCCTGAAACCAAAGCGGCGCAGCACTTGGGCACAGGCCGGCGCAAAACCGCCGTAGCGCGGGTCCGCCTGGCCACCGGGACCGGCAAGATTCTGATTAATGGCCGGCCAATCGAGAATTATTTTCCAGTCGAAGCCCAGCGAGCGATGGCATCGCAGCCGCTGGCGGTGACCGGGACAGCGAACAAATTTGACGCGCAGATTAGCGTGAGCGGTGGCGGCCCCAACGGACAGGCCGGAGCGGTTCGCCACGGGATAGCCCGCGCGTTGCTGACGGTCGATGCCAACCTGCGGCCCATTTTAAAGTCGGAGGGTTTTCTGACACGCGACCCGCGCATGCGCGAGCGCAAGAAGTATGGCCAGCCGGGGGCGCGCAAACGTTTCCAATACAGCAAACGTTAATCGCTCTGGAAATTTCCAAGCCCCGCTGGTTGAATCCGGCGGGGCTTTTTTATATGAACACCAAACAAGTGGCGGTGGTAGGCGCTTCGGGGTACTCGGGCGAAGAACTGGTGCGGCTGCTCCTGGGACATCCCCGGGCAGAATTGGCAGCGGTAACCTCGCGCCAATATGCCGGGCAAACCATAGCGCAGGTTTTTCCCAGATTCGGCCATCACGCGCGGGCGCGGGAGCTGCGCTTCAGCGAGCCGAAAGCGGAGTCGCTGGCCAAAAGCGCGCGTGTCGTCTTTTTAGCGCTGCCGCATGGCGTGGCGGCGGAGTTTGCCGCGCCTTTGCTCCAAGCCGGCTGCCAGGTCATTGACCTGAGCGCTGATTTTCGCCTTAGAAGCCCGGAGGTTTACAAGGAATTCTACGCGCACGACCATCCGGCGCCCGGTTTGCTGTCACAGGCCCTTTATGGTTTGCCCGAGCTTTATCGCGAACAAATCCGAAATGCGCGTTTGGTTGCCGCGCCGGGGTGCTATCCCACAAGTGTTCTGGTACCGGTGATACCGTTGTTGAAAGCGGGTCTGATTCGGCCTGAGTCGATCATTGCCGACTCGCTGAGTGGTGTCAGCGGGGCTGGACGGAAAGCCGAACCGGACTACCTGTTTGTCGAGTGCAACGAAAGCCTCCGGGCCTATGGTTTGCCCAAACACCGGCATCTCTCGGAAATCGAGCAGGAGTTGGCGTTGGCTGCCGGGGAGCCGGTAATCATTCAGTTCACACCCCACCTGGTGCCGGTCAACCGGGGGATTTTGACGACGCTGTACCTGGCCCCGCAACAGCGGTTCGCCGACGCCAAGTCGACGGAGGGGGCGGCTCGGCAAATCGAGGCCTGCTATCAAGAGTCTTATGGTCACGAACCCTTCGTGCGGCTGCTCGAAGGCAAGTCCTTGCCCGACACCAAGAATGTGGTGGGGACCAACGTCATCGAAATCGCCTGGCGTCTGGACCCGCGTACAGGCCGGCTCATCGTCTTGAGCGCCGAAGACAACCTGGTCAAAGGGGCCAGTGGCCAGGCGGTGCAGTGCCTGAATTTGATGTGCGGGTGGCCCGAGACGGAGGGACTGTGAGGAAAGGATGAGGGATGAAGGATAAAAAATTCCTTGGAGTTTGAATGTTGAGGCTTGGATTTTTTTATCTCTTATCCTTTCCCAGGTGGCGCGGTTTTAAGAGCAACGGTGCCGGTAATGTCGGTTAAGAGAATCTGTGCGATATTTGTTGGCAACAGGCCCTGGGGCAGTCCGAGCCGGCTGACACTATCGAGAATACTCGATTGGTGAGTTGAACTGTCTTGTTTGAAATTTTCATAGGTATCTCGATCGGGTTGTGTTGTTGGATTGCCAATAGCTATCGTGCCTAAGAAAACGGGTAATCCATTCGTTTTGTTGATGGCGCTAACCTGGTAAAGGCCAGAGGTCAAGCGCCGGATTCGGAGAACCAACACCGGCGGGGTTCCATTCTCGAATTGGGCGGTGCCGCTGGCATCGACCGGGGCGGCGGGTGTAGGCGCCAAAAGGATGCCGCAGCGATGCGCCGTTGATGGAAGCGCCGGGTCGTTGGTTCCATTCCCTGGCGCCCCTCGGGCCTGAAACCCCGTTTGCAGAGCCACCCCCAAAACCGTCAGTATCATCATCCCGTGCTTCATTTAGGACCTCTCTTTCTCTCCTGAAAATACCTCCACCTGGGATGAGTTCAATGGGGCGAAGTAGGCGGCCAAACCCCAACCGCTCCCCAAACAAAGTTTCAACCTCCCTGCTTTGGATAATTCCGCTTAACCTGTTGTGGGTGGTAATTATGCAACATTTTTTCTGGTATCCGTGATCTGCCAACGCACTCAGCCCAGAGCCGTCGTTGAATCCAAGCTTCCTGAGGAGCCGCATTGGGCAAAGGGCACGTATCGCGAAGATTTTTGTCGCTGCTAGTTACTTGCGATGAGGTACTTGCAAAACATCGCAAAAGTTTTTTGAAAATTTGTGAAAGATCTGGCCCACCTCCTCCGTATTAGAGATAGGGGGAAAGATGTCCTTTCCCCGGGTTTCAACCGCCGTTTTTGAAAATCTGTATGACACGCTCTGAAACAAAGGCAAATTATTGGAGACTGTGGGCCAAAGGTGCGAATTGGGATGCTAAAAAGCTGGCAATAATGTGCCAGATTTCGCGTCGCCAATTGCGCCGCCAATTTCGAAATGCACTGAATTGCTCGCCCCAGGAGTGGCTCGACGACTTGAGAATGCGTGAGGCGGAATTGATGCTCGCGTGCAATAAGCAGGTCAAGGAGGTGGCCGTTGACCTGAAGTTTAAGAATTTGCCGCATTTTTGCCGCGCCTTCAAAGCCGATCACCGATTGACGCCCTCAACTTTTCGAGCGCTGGGCGAGTCCGACGGGTCGGGGATTTGAATGTTGATCGTGCTGGGTAGCTGATTTTGAGTCGAGAAACTGAAATCAGAAGTCGGAAATGACCGCGACAGATAATAAGTGTCCGCGAGAGATCACTCAAAGTTATTGATAATATGAAGGGGTTCTCCTAAAAACGATCCCATGGTTCGACTGGTTCAACCGGCGCCTCGGCAAAATCTTAACCTGCCGCTTCGTTATCTCAATGCCGGCGCGTCTGCGAATCCTGAATAAGGTGCCATATGAAAAAACTCCTCAGAGCTCCCATAGTCCTTATTATCCTGGCCCAGATAGGCCTCGCGGCGATCTTTGTCTCACTCACGACCAGCGCACCGCCGGAGCAGGGCGCCGCCCCCATCCCGCCAGTGCCGATGAAGCAGTGCCCGGTCGTCCCGACTGCCTCTCCCAAGACGCCTTGGCAGGGTGCTTCGACGGGAATTACGGCAACCAATCTGACCTATTCCAAGCTTTTGGCGCGCTCGGCGATGGCTCTGACGAATGCGGCAGCCATTAAGCAAATTCAGAATTCGTGGGGCAAACCTTCTGACTCCACTCCCACTCCGGCAGCCGTGGCCGGGATTGGGGCCAACGAGCGCACCTGGGTAACGACCTCGGCCACCGGGCAGCACCAGAAGGTGGTCGAGTGGGCCACGGGTATGAACTACTGGGAGGGCCAGCAGTGGGCGCCCAGCGTACCGCAATTCCAGGCTGTCGGCGACGGCTTTGCTGCCACCAGGATGCAGCATTCCGTACATATTAGCGCGAACCTTAATACAGTTGCAGCGGTGACCATGACGCTCATGGACGGCACGACCTTGCGTTTGACGCCAGTTGCGATTGGTCTCTACGACGCCGCCAGCGGCAAATCGGGGATCATTACCT
This region of Verrucomicrobiia bacterium genomic DNA includes:
- a CDS encoding family 16 glycoside hydrolase, with the translated sequence MKPLSFLMMTASALWLSTIASPGQVTSTIDHNESQDATASFKFKRVPAPSSKDIGSKAAITIVDGERDENGGEIGKLNDGKLPTEEDQPAENFFFNAGGQGGRVEFDLGEAVEVRQVNSYSWHPGTRGPQVYSLYASDGKADGFNAKPKRGTDPEQCGWKLVAKVDSRPKSGEGGGQYGVSVSDPSGPLGQYRYLLFDMVPTEEADTFGNTFYSEIDVVGPDSSGASGSQVAEASKETGKTAEGADEITIDTTAAPDLKEWAHNRLMPVVLEWYPKLVQALPSEGFEAPTRVSITFRESMRAPAATGGSRVSCNAQWFRKNLEGEAKGAVIHELVHVVQQYGRARRENPDAPRPPGWLVEGIPDYMRWFIYEPQSHGADITWMKTRRNLSLSYKASYRISANFLNWVTEKYDKQIVQQLNTALRTGKYNQELWNAQTGHSVEDLGAEWKKDVQAQLGAVQQASADPPSDINTLTDAEKAADWQLLFNGHDFTGWHNFKHEGVRPGWTVEDGALVCADPHNAGDIVTTGQFDWFELQLDYNISEAGNSGIMYHVTDQGNAIWATGPEFQLEDNVKAADPVRCGWLYALYQPPDDPNTGKPLDATKPVGQWNHVRLLVTPQKCEHDINGVKYFDYVLGSEDFNQRVAKSKFASMPHFAKSTTGYIGLQGDHGRVSFRNIKIRTIQAQ
- the cmk gene encoding (d)CMP kinase — encoded protein: MTATPLKSTRPIVVAIDGTSASGKSTNARLVAKALDLIYVDTGAMYRALAWYCLRQKSDVHNERAVAAACRKWKTSLECVAGQVHLKVDGYYPAAEIRTAEVSAAVSHVAAVPKVREWMKKKQRECLKFGSLVMEGRDIGTNVFPESEFKYYLDAHLEERSRRRASEGVQENLAARDLRDSQRAAAPLMIALGAKVINNSQMTAEQTSALIIEDVKRRLS
- a CDS encoding lysophospholipid acyltransferase family protein, coding for MNPVYFAGWIAFRAIFRIYFRYRVYNPERVPLRGPVILASNHASFIDPPLVGSGVKRAIHYLARESLFRFPVMGWVLKQWQVVPVDREGGGAKGLKAILDRLLAGGAIILFPEGTRTRDGRLQPARSGIGLTVIKSAAPVIPVRVFGTFEAYGRHMPLPRPRQVAVKYGRPMFFEQLRAEARFCSKQRLKELYQQVAEEIMATIAKLESYEDKDQFP
- the rplM gene encoding 50S ribosomal protein L13: MKTHLPKVNLDDRKWHVIDANGAILGRLAAQVADILRGKNKPVFTPHLDAGDFVIVINAEKVVVTGKKETGKKFMTYSGWKGGERYRSVAQIRERHPEKLITHAVRGMVPKNRLGRVLMTKLKVYKGDQHPHAAQRPQALSPSK
- a CDS encoding ATP-binding protein, producing MPIENSAKSGPKPQDGLCFHDSLRDSFVSGLVVLQGAEQAATLTPRAEQILGLPPSQGAAMQIAQLPKQLVALAREVSASGQPVLSRALELEPSSPGAAVAVGVSALPVQSGGKHCAVAVILSDLSPGREFEHHLEMLDRLANVGTLAASMAHEIKNALVAGRTFIDLLLEKHQDTELVEVVRREIGRIDSIVSRMLKCSASTGAPFGPVPLHVVLEHALRLVQPQLDSKGIYLNRTFQTTDDTVHGDEYQLQQAILNLLLNALEAMDHGGTLSLSSELVAGKPELGRLRDSADPLVVRITIKDTGVGIAQENIGRLFEPFFTTKPTGTGLGLAVTRRILQQHQGEITVESQPGAGAAFCITLPLWNKDLSNKPLPPLVPTCGMPSMPDQCRP
- a CDS encoding O-acetylhomoserine aminocarboxypropyltransferase/cysteine synthase; protein product: MSASAERLSTLALHAGQVPDPGTGARAVPIFQTTSFVFKDTEHAANLFALKEFGNIYTRIMNPTTDVFEQRIAAIEGGSGALAVSSGQAATTFALLNITQVGDEVVSANNLYGGTYQLFHYTMPKLGRIVRFVDSGSPEAFRRAITPKTRALFAETIGNPKLDVPDFAALSSIAREAGVPLIVDNTIGVGLVRPIEHGVDVIVASATKYIGGHGTSIGGVIVDGGKFQWNNGKFPEFTEPDPSYHGLKYWDVFGNFPGLGNVAFIIKARVQLLRDMGAALSPFNSFLFLQGLETLPLRQGRHSESALEIARFLKQHPLVAWVTYPGLPDDPNHSLAAKYLKKGFGGIVGFGIKGGLEAGKKFINSAKLLSHLANIGDAKSLVIHPASTTHQQLTEQEQAATGVTPDYVRLSIGLEEMADIKADIDQALKASHK
- the rpsI gene encoding 30S ribosomal protein S9; this encodes MSEIKMPETKAAQHLGTGRRKTAVARVRLATGTGKILINGRPIENYFPVEAQRAMASQPLAVTGTANKFDAQISVSGGGPNGQAGAVRHGIARALLTVDANLRPILKSEGFLTRDPRMRERKKYGQPGARKRFQYSKR
- the argC gene encoding N-acetyl-gamma-glutamyl-phosphate reductase codes for the protein MNTKQVAVVGASGYSGEELVRLLLGHPRAELAAVTSRQYAGQTIAQVFPRFGHHARARELRFSEPKAESLAKSARVVFLALPHGVAAEFAAPLLQAGCQVIDLSADFRLRSPEVYKEFYAHDHPAPGLLSQALYGLPELYREQIRNARLVAAPGCYPTSVLVPVIPLLKAGLIRPESIIADSLSGVSGAGRKAEPDYLFVECNESLRAYGLPKHRHLSEIEQELALAAGEPVIIQFTPHLVPVNRGILTTLYLAPQQRFADAKSTEGAARQIEACYQESYGHEPFVRLLEGKSLPDTKNVVGTNVIEIAWRLDPRTGRLIVLSAEDNLVKGASGQAVQCLNLMCGWPETEGL